TTTTACCCCAATACCTCTTTTTATGAGAGCATCTATAAGATAATTAACCATCCTGAATGTGCTACCGTGCATGGAGACATAGGGAATTAAAACCATGTTTTTAACTTCATCAGAAATCCATTCCCTATAGGCATTAATTATTAACTCTGGTTCATCATAAACCAATCCATGGCTTGGTGCAATAACTTCTATCTTAAGATCCTTTATTTTTTCAAGATTCTTCCTTATCTGGAATCTAAAGGGCATCATTATCTCAGCGTAATATCTCTTTGCATCTTCCAATACCTTCTCTTTATCCTTTACAAAAAGATCGCAGGAGGCATAGTGAGAACCAAAAAAGTCGCAGGTAAAAAGAATATTATCCGGGGTAAGATAGGTTACCATTGTCTCTGGCCAATGAACCCATGGTGTAAAGATAAACTTGAGTGTTCTTCCACCAAGAGAAAGGGTATCTCTATCATTAACCACAATAAACTTATCCTCTGGAATATGAAGTAGATCCATTAAGAAGCCTTTACACTTACTATTGGTTACAACCTTTGCTTCAGGATAAAGAGAGAGAATATCTGGGATAGAGCCAGAGTGATCCTGTTCAGCATGATGTGCAATAATGTAATCAATTTTTTCCACCTTTAAACTTTTAAGGTTTCCTATTAGTTCATCTTTTTTTGCCGGGTCAACTGTGTCAAGAAGTGCAGTCTTTTCTTCTCCCTTGATTATGTATGCGTTGTATGTTGTTCCATCTGGAAGTGGTATTAGTTCATCAAAAAGTCTCCTATCCCAGTCAATTGCTCCTACAGAATAA
The sequence above is drawn from the Caldisericia bacterium genome and encodes:
- a CDS encoding FprA family A-type flavoprotein, with translation MAVRKLKDGIYSVGAIDWDRRLFDELIPLPDGTTYNAYIIKGEEKTALLDTVDPAKKDELIGNLKSLKVEKIDYIIAHHAEQDHSGSIPDILSLYPEAKVVTNSKCKGFLMDLLHIPEDKFIVVNDRDTLSLGGRTLKFIFTPWVHWPETMVTYLTPDNILFTCDFFGSHYASCDLFVKDKEKVLEDAKRYYAEIMMPFRFQIRKNLEKIKDLKIEVIAPSHGLVYDEPELIINAYREWISDEVKNMVLIPYVSMHGSTFRMVNYLIDALIKRGIGVKPFNLIKTDIGELAMALVDAATIVIGTPTVLAGPHPHVVYATYLVGALRPKTKFISIIGSYGWGGKTVDTLKSLIPTLKAEIIEPLLIKGDPDEEDFNLIDEFADKILLAHKKIGLL